In one Streptomyces sp. NBC_01241 genomic region, the following are encoded:
- a CDS encoding DUF3488 and transglutaminase-like domain-containing protein, whose protein sequence is MSGRGRLTLCAFAATLMAAGSMLPLVEPAGWILQAAFLLAVQSGMGMLARRTPMPRLLVVVAQTLVTLVLLTVVFARGQALVGVLPGPEAVQRLADLLMSGADDVGRYAAPAPVTDGIRLMLIGGVLLVGLVVDALAVTFRSAAPAGLPLLALYSVAAGLSEGGTDWLWFLLAAGGYLLLLLAEGRDRLSQWGRVFSGAAGSRGGATAGAAFSAARPTAPVRTGRRIGALALGISLFVPAALPALDSGLLAGTGSGNGKGNSGGGTISAVNPLVSLQNNLNQPENREVMSYRTNSTDLQGFYLRILALDQFTGNEWRPSTRRLEGVPKRLPAPEGLGPDVMSTEIITNISASSSYQQTYLPLPFPATEVRIGGRWRYEPMGRTLVGDGGETTRGAQYQVSSLVVQPTADQLAVAGPAPVALQREYTRVPDSLPKVVGQTADRVTKGASNDYERAVKLQDFFASDGGFSYDTSVNSGTGSAAISRFLKEKRGFCVHFSFTMAAMARTLGIPARVAVGFTPGTTQSNGSVSVGLRDAHAWPELYFEGVGWTRFEPTPTRGTAPSYTQPDAPSGGTSDPARPEKGASAAPTVAPSVAESCPVQLRKQGECGSSAAPGVVAPTDSGTPTGTVLGVVLGALVILVLPLLPMLWRFRARKHRLRFSAGRTPADATARTLAAWREIIDTAWDHGIEPDDSRTPRTTAARVVRLGQLEPDGAAAVHRAAGAVEHVLYAPEPRSGTGLAEDVEAVRAGLRASSGRFARARAIVAPRSAVRVIWAASDRWAAFTGTWAARCGRDRWTGWLRRPSRQQG, encoded by the coding sequence ATGAGTGGTCGCGGTCGGCTGACGCTGTGCGCCTTTGCGGCGACGCTCATGGCGGCGGGCTCGATGCTGCCGCTGGTCGAGCCGGCCGGGTGGATCCTGCAAGCCGCGTTCCTGCTGGCGGTCCAGAGCGGGATGGGCATGCTCGCCCGCCGGACGCCCATGCCCCGGCTACTGGTCGTCGTGGCGCAGACGCTGGTCACCCTCGTCCTGCTGACGGTCGTCTTCGCCAGGGGGCAGGCTCTGGTCGGGGTCCTGCCGGGCCCGGAGGCCGTCCAGCGGCTCGCTGATCTGCTGATGTCGGGTGCTGACGATGTCGGAAGGTACGCCGCTCCGGCGCCCGTGACGGACGGCATTCGGCTGATGCTGATCGGCGGTGTCCTGCTGGTCGGCCTGGTCGTGGACGCCCTCGCTGTGACGTTTCGCAGCGCGGCCCCGGCCGGTCTGCCGCTCCTCGCGCTGTACTCGGTCGCCGCGGGGCTGTCCGAGGGCGGAACGGACTGGCTCTGGTTCCTGCTCGCGGCCGGCGGCTATCTGCTCCTTCTGCTGGCCGAGGGCCGGGACCGGCTCTCCCAGTGGGGGCGGGTCTTCAGCGGCGCGGCCGGATCCCGGGGCGGTGCGACAGCCGGTGCGGCATTCTCCGCTGCCCGTCCGACGGCACCGGTCCGCACCGGCCGCCGCATCGGCGCGCTGGCGCTGGGAATTTCGCTGTTCGTACCGGCGGCACTGCCCGCGCTCGACAGCGGACTGCTGGCCGGTACGGGGAGCGGGAACGGCAAGGGAAACAGCGGCGGGGGCACCATCTCGGCGGTGAACCCGCTGGTCTCGCTGCAGAACAACCTGAACCAGCCGGAGAACCGGGAGGTGATGTCCTACCGCACCAATTCCACCGACCTGCAGGGCTTCTACCTGCGGATCCTGGCCCTGGACCAGTTCACCGGGAACGAGTGGCGGCCCTCCACGCGCCGCCTGGAGGGTGTGCCGAAGCGGCTCCCGGCCCCGGAAGGTCTCGGGCCGGACGTCATGTCCACGGAGATCATCACGAACATCTCCGCGTCGAGCTCCTACCAGCAGACCTATCTGCCGCTCCCCTTTCCCGCGACCGAGGTCAGGATCGGCGGACGCTGGCGGTACGAGCCGATGGGACGGACCCTCGTCGGTGACGGCGGGGAGACGACCCGCGGTGCGCAATACCAGGTCTCCAGTCTGGTGGTCCAGCCGACCGCCGATCAGCTGGCCGTGGCGGGTCCCGCGCCGGTCGCTCTGCAGCGCGAGTACACCCGTGTTCCCGACTCCCTGCCGAAGGTGGTCGGGCAGACCGCGGACCGGGTGACGAAGGGTGCGAGCAACGATTACGAGCGGGCGGTGAAGCTGCAGGACTTCTTCGCCTCGGACGGTGGCTTCAGCTACGACACCTCGGTGAACTCGGGCACCGGGAGCGCGGCGATCAGCCGGTTCCTGAAGGAGAAGCGGGGCTTCTGCGTCCACTTCTCGTTCACGATGGCCGCGATGGCGCGCACGCTGGGCATTCCGGCCCGGGTCGCGGTGGGCTTCACTCCCGGCACCACTCAGTCGAACGGTTCGGTATCGGTGGGACTGCGCGATGCGCATGCCTGGCCGGAGCTGTACTTCGAGGGTGTCGGGTGGACCCGTTTCGAGCCGACCCCGACGCGGGGCACCGCCCCGTCCTACACCCAGCCGGACGCCCCGTCGGGCGGCACGTCCGACCCGGCCCGGCCGGAGAAGGGCGCCTCGGCCGCTCCGACGGTCGCACCGTCCGTCGCGGAAAGCTGCCCGGTCCAGCTGCGCAAACAGGGCGAGTGCGGCAGCTCGGCGGCGCCGGGAGTGGTGGCCCCGACGGATTCCGGAACGCCCACGGGCACCGTCCTCGGCGTGGTGCTGGGCGCGTTGGTGATCCTGGTGCTGCCGTTGCTGCCGATGCTCTGGCGGTTTCGGGCCCGCAAGCACAGGCTGAGATTCTCCGCGGGACGTACACCGGCGGACGCGACGGCGAGAACGCTGGCGGCCTGGCGGGAGATCATCGACACCGCGTGGGATCACGGCATCGAGCCGGACGATTCCCGGACCCCGCGCACGACGGCGGCCAGGGTGGTGCGGCTGGGACAACTCGAACCCGACGGGGCCGCCGCTGTCCACCGAGCGGCGGGGGCGGTGGAGCACGTGCTCTACGCCCCGGAGCCCCGGTCGGGTACCGGGCTCGCAGAGGACGTGGAGGCGGTACGGGCGGGTCTGCGGGCGTCGTCCGGCCGGTTCGCCAGGGCCCGCGCGATCGTGGCACCGCGCTCGGCCGTTCGGGTGATCTGGGCGGCGTCCGACCGCTGGGCCGCGTTCACCGGCACGTGGGCGGCGCGGTGTGGCCGGGACCGGTGGACGGGGTGGCTGCGGCGACCGTCCCGCCAGCAGGGGTGA
- a CDS encoding AAA family ATPase, which translates to MTTYDDRASLTDLTTTAERVRRSVESVIEGKPEVVRLSLTVLLAEGHLLIEDVPGVGKTMLAKTLARSIDCSVRRIQFTPDLLPSDITGVSIFDQQRRDFEFKPGAIFAQIVIGDEINRASPKTQSALLESMEERQVTIDGHTYELPDPFMVVATQNPVEMEGTYPLPEAQRDRFMARVSIGYPNAEAELRMLDVHGGISPLDDLQPVAHAHDIVKLIEAVRTVHVADAVRRYAVELVGATRSHPDLRLGASPRATLHLLRAAKASAALSGRDYCLPDDVQALAVPVLAHRLLPTAQAQLNRRTAEQVVLEILQQTPVPTADGGGVPRVQPQHQPGRPVYGRQQPGVRRV; encoded by the coding sequence GTGACGACCTATGACGATCGAGCGAGCCTCACAGATCTGACCACGACTGCGGAGCGGGTGCGCAGGTCGGTGGAGAGCGTGATCGAGGGCAAGCCCGAGGTCGTACGGCTTTCGCTGACCGTGCTGCTGGCGGAGGGGCATCTCCTCATCGAGGATGTCCCCGGCGTCGGCAAGACAATGCTGGCCAAAACGCTGGCGCGGTCGATCGACTGCTCGGTGCGGCGTATTCAGTTCACGCCGGACCTGCTGCCCTCGGACATCACCGGTGTGTCCATCTTCGACCAGCAGCGGCGCGACTTCGAGTTCAAGCCGGGCGCGATCTTCGCCCAGATCGTGATCGGCGACGAGATCAATCGGGCCTCGCCGAAGACCCAGTCGGCGCTGCTGGAGTCGATGGAGGAGCGCCAGGTCACCATCGACGGGCACACGTACGAGCTGCCCGACCCGTTCATGGTGGTGGCCACCCAGAACCCGGTGGAGATGGAGGGCACCTATCCGCTGCCCGAGGCCCAGCGGGACCGGTTCATGGCGCGGGTGTCGATCGGCTATCCGAACGCGGAGGCCGAGCTGCGGATGCTCGATGTGCACGGCGGGATCTCGCCGCTCGACGATCTTCAGCCGGTGGCGCACGCCCACGACATCGTGAAGCTGATCGAGGCGGTACGGACGGTCCATGTGGCCGACGCCGTGCGGCGGTACGCGGTGGAGCTCGTCGGGGCCACCCGCAGCCATCCCGATCTCAGACTCGGCGCCTCGCCGCGGGCCACCCTGCACCTGCTGCGCGCGGCGAAGGCCTCCGCGGCACTGAGCGGCCGGGACTACTGTCTGCCGGACGACGTGCAGGCGCTGGCGGTGCCGGTGCTCGCGCACCGGCTGCTGCCGACGGCCCAGGCCCAGCTGAACCGCCGTACGGCCGAGCAGGTCGTGCTGGAGATCCTCCAGCAGACACCGGTGCCGACGGCCGACGGCGGTGGCGTCCCACGGGTGCAGCCCCAGCATCAGCCGGGCCGTCCGGTGTACGGCCGGCAGCAGCCCGGCGTACGGCGGGTGTGA
- a CDS encoding DUF58 domain-containing protein: MSPGGPASLDNGDGKGALRAALSGLTTRGRSFLAAGVAAAVCAYVLGQADLLRVGLLLAALPLVCVVALVRTRYRVTGTRRLSPSRVSSGTEARVHLRMENVSRLPTGLLMLQDRVPYVLGPRPRFVLDRVEAGGRREVSYRVRSDLRGRYPLGPLQLRLSDPFGMCELTRSFSAYDTLVVIPRTEPLPPVRLAGEASGYGEGRQRSLALAGDDDVIPRGYRHGDDLRRVHWRSTARYGELMVRREEQPQRARCTVLLDTRRIAYQGSGPDSAFEWAVSGAASTLVHMLERGFAVRLLTDDGNAVPGEGEGGFAGSTQESADSAGLMMDTLAVVDHSEGGGLSRAYDVLRGGNEGLLIAFFGDLDEDQAAVAARMRQRSGGAVAFVLDSTAWGLDDVPSAGADAAFERRLRLMRESGWTAVAVAPGTGLARYWQQAAGHPGVTTRSAAVGGTTGGTTGFSGGWS; this comes from the coding sequence ATGAGCCCCGGGGGGCCGGCCTCGTTGGACAACGGCGACGGCAAGGGCGCGCTGCGGGCCGCTCTGAGCGGACTGACCACGCGTGGGCGGTCCTTCCTCGCGGCCGGTGTCGCCGCGGCGGTCTGCGCCTATGTGCTGGGGCAGGCGGATCTGCTGCGGGTCGGGCTGCTGCTCGCCGCGCTGCCACTGGTCTGTGTGGTGGCGCTCGTCCGCACCCGTTACCGGGTCACGGGCACCCGGCGGCTCTCGCCCTCCCGGGTGTCCTCGGGCACGGAGGCACGGGTTCATCTGCGGATGGAGAACGTGTCCCGGCTGCCGACCGGGCTGCTGATGCTGCAGGACCGGGTGCCTTACGTGCTCGGGCCGCGGCCCCGGTTCGTGCTGGACCGGGTGGAGGCGGGGGGGCGTCGCGAGGTGTCCTACCGGGTGCGGTCGGATTTGCGCGGGCGTTATCCGCTGGGGCCGCTGCAATTGCGGCTGAGCGATCCGTTCGGGATGTGTGAGCTGACGCGTTCGTTCAGCGCGTACGACACCCTCGTCGTCATTCCGCGGACCGAGCCGCTGCCGCCCGTACGGCTGGCGGGCGAGGCCTCGGGGTACGGCGAGGGACGGCAGCGTTCGCTGGCGCTGGCCGGTGACGACGACGTGATTCCGCGCGGTTACCGGCACGGCGACGATCTGCGCCGGGTCCACTGGCGCTCCACCGCGCGGTACGGCGAGTTGATGGTGCGCCGTGAGGAGCAGCCGCAGCGGGCCAGATGCACGGTGCTGCTGGACACCCGGCGGATCGCCTATCAGGGGTCGGGGCCCGACTCCGCCTTCGAGTGGGCGGTGTCGGGGGCCGCGTCCACGCTGGTGCACATGCTGGAGCGCGGCTTCGCGGTCCGGCTGCTGACCGACGACGGGAACGCGGTGCCGGGCGAGGGTGAGGGCGGCTTCGCCGGGTCGACGCAGGAGTCCGCCGACTCCGCAGGGCTGATGATGGACACCCTGGCGGTGGTCGACCACTCCGAGGGGGGCGGTCTGTCGCGCGCGTACGACGTACTGCGTGGCGGCAACGAGGGGCTGCTGATCGCGTTCTTCGGCGATCTGGACGAGGATCAGGCGGCGGTGGCGGCCCGGATGCGGCAGCGCAGTGGCGGCGCCGTCGCGTTCGTACTGGACAGCACTGCCTGGGGACTTGACGACGTCCCGTCCGCGGGGGCGGACGCGGCGTTCGAGCGGCGGCTTCGGCTGATGCGCGAATCGGGCTGGACGGCGGTGGCCGTGGCGCCCGGGACCGGTCTCGCCCGTTATTGGCAGCAGGCGGCGGGACACCCGGGTGTGACGACGCGGTCGGCTGCCGTCGGCGGCACCACAGGTGGCACGACAGGTTTCTCCGGGGGATGGTCATGA
- a CDS encoding ATP-binding cassette domain-containing protein, whose product MDSPHGAAVTAEDFGLRGPRGWAFRGVRIEAGPGSLVAIEGPSGSGRTCLLLALTGRMRPTEGLAEIGGLRLPRKMAAVRRISALGPVPGVNELDPAFTVAEHLRERALLQRRFGGSLRALLRPRAERVAAARGRIDAALDAAGLDLATLPKAERTSVRDLERLEALRLAIALALLGRPRLLAVDDADLKLSDAERAEAWELLRSVADSGTTVLAVCSQAPEGAITVRTDTTAAPADTRDAAAEETTTEEGPADAFAETGRA is encoded by the coding sequence GTGGACAGCCCGCACGGGGCAGCCGTCACCGCCGAGGATTTCGGGCTCAGGGGACCGCGCGGCTGGGCCTTCCGGGGCGTGCGCATCGAGGCCGGGCCCGGCTCGCTGGTGGCGATCGAGGGCCCCTCCGGTTCCGGCCGGACCTGCCTGCTGCTCGCGCTCACCGGCCGGATGCGCCCCACCGAGGGCCTGGCGGAGATCGGCGGACTGCGTCTGCCGCGCAAGATGGCCGCCGTACGCCGCATCAGCGCACTGGGCCCGGTGCCCGGGGTCAACGAGCTCGACCCGGCCTTCACCGTCGCGGAGCACCTGCGCGAGCGGGCTCTGCTGCAGCGCCGCTTCGGCGGTTCGCTGCGCGCTCTGCTGCGTCCGCGCGCCGAGCGCGTCGCCGCCGCGCGGGGACGGATCGACGCCGCGCTGGATGCCGCCGGACTCGACCTCGCCACCCTGCCCAAGGCCGAGCGGACCTCCGTACGGGATCTGGAACGGCTGGAGGCGCTGCGGCTGGCCATCGCCCTCGCGCTGCTCGGCCGGCCGCGGCTGCTCGCGGTGGACGACGCCGATCTCAAGCTCTCCGACGCCGAACGCGCCGAGGCCTGGGAGCTGCTGCGCTCCGTCGCCGACAGCGGCACGACCGTGCTCGCCGTGTGCAGCCAGGCGCCCGAGGGCGCCATCACCGTACGTACCGACACCACGGCCGCACCGGCGGACACGCGGGATGCCGCGGCCGAGGAGACCACGACCGAGGAGGGACCGGCCGATGCGTTCGCCGAGACTGGCCGCGCTTGA
- a CDS encoding DUF3040 domain-containing protein, which produces MPLSEHEQRMLEQMERALYAEDPKFATALEGSGLRTYTRRRVYQAVAGFLVGIALLMAGMVAQQIWISVVGFLVMLGCAVLAVTGWRKAPKPGERPAVGGGGDSRRPRQRRTVMNRIEQRWQRRRDEQGQ; this is translated from the coding sequence GTGCCGCTCTCGGAGCACGAGCAGCGAATGCTCGAGCAGATGGAGCGAGCGCTGTACGCCGAAGATCCCAAGTTCGCGACAGCGCTCGAGGGAAGCGGGCTGCGTACGTACACCCGGCGACGGGTCTACCAGGCGGTCGCAGGCTTCCTGGTGGGTATCGCGCTCCTCATGGCCGGAATGGTCGCCCAGCAGATCTGGATCAGCGTGGTGGGGTTCCTCGTCATGCTCGGCTGTGCGGTCCTTGCGGTCACTGGTTGGCGCAAGGCGCCCAAACCGGGCGAACGGCCGGCAGTCGGAGGCGGCGGTGACAGCCGTCGGCCCAGGCAGCGCCGGACCGTGATGAACCGGATCGAGCAACGGTGGCAGCGCCGCCGTGACGAGCAGGGCCAATAG
- a CDS encoding SAV_6107 family HEPN domain-containing protein, whose translation MAHSSAAAAPRRRADGPAPSLTGPASDVHPVPRRTTAPPAALDLLAQARTGLDEAAVLDVPNERYATAHLAALRTAAAVLAARARPETSKRRRERIRSAWEVLPEIAPELTEWSALFASGARRRARAEAGIPGAASRRDADDLLRDAEMFLRMVERLLVLQPVLPQARKERPDAG comes from the coding sequence ATGGCCCACTCGTCCGCAGCAGCCGCACCCCGGCGCCGCGCAGACGGCCCTGCCCCCTCACTGACCGGCCCGGCAAGCGATGTCCATCCCGTTCCGCGCCGCACCACGGCGCCGCCCGCCGCCCTCGATCTGCTCGCCCAGGCCCGCACCGGCCTCGACGAGGCCGCCGTTCTCGATGTGCCGAACGAGCGGTATGCCACCGCCCACCTCGCCGCACTGCGCACCGCCGCCGCCGTGCTCGCCGCCCGGGCCCGCCCCGAGACCTCCAAGCGGCGCCGGGAGCGGATCCGCAGCGCCTGGGAGGTCCTCCCGGAAATAGCCCCCGAGCTGACCGAATGGAGTGCGCTGTTCGCCTCCGGCGCCCGCCGCAGGGCCCGCGCGGAAGCCGGCATACCGGGTGCGGCCAGCCGACGGGACGCCGACGACCTGCTGCGTGACGCGGAGATGTTCCTGCGCATGGTCGAGCGGCTGCTGGTGCTTCAGCCGGTGCTCCCACAGGCCCGGAAGGAGCGGCCCGACGCGGGATGA
- a CDS encoding class I SAM-dependent methyltransferase: protein MSDQLRPRASLRTAVVWEVLKDALDHRVKATGRDALDVLDTGGGTGNFAVPVARLGHRVTVVDPSPNALFALERRAAEAGVADRVSGVQGDIHGLFEVVERGGYDAVLCHGVLEYVDDPAEGVRNAVEALRPAGALSLLAAGLGGAVLARALAGHFTEARQALGDPAGRWGEGDPVPRRYTAEQLTELVSAADVEVGAVHGVRVFADLVPGALVDTEPGAMEALLKLEAAAAELPAFHSVATQLHVLGTKRA, encoded by the coding sequence GTGTCGGACCAGCTGCGCCCCCGCGCCTCCCTCCGTACCGCTGTGGTCTGGGAGGTCCTGAAGGACGCCCTCGACCACCGGGTCAAGGCGACCGGCCGGGACGCCCTGGATGTCCTGGACACCGGCGGCGGCACCGGCAACTTCGCGGTGCCGGTGGCCCGTCTCGGCCACCGGGTCACCGTCGTCGACCCCAGCCCCAACGCGCTCTTCGCCCTGGAGCGCCGCGCCGCCGAGGCCGGGGTCGCCGACCGGGTCAGCGGCGTTCAGGGCGACATCCACGGCCTGTTCGAGGTGGTCGAGCGCGGTGGTTACGACGCGGTGCTGTGCCACGGAGTCCTGGAGTACGTGGACGACCCCGCCGAGGGTGTGCGCAACGCGGTCGAGGCGCTCCGTCCGGCCGGTGCGCTCAGCCTGCTTGCCGCCGGGCTCGGCGGTGCCGTCCTGGCCCGGGCGCTCGCCGGTCATTTCACCGAGGCCCGGCAGGCGCTCGGCGACCCGGCGGGCCGCTGGGGCGAGGGGGACCCGGTACCCCGGCGCTACACCGCGGAGCAACTCACCGAGCTGGTCTCCGCAGCGGACGTCGAGGTCGGCGCGGTCCACGGCGTACGGGTCTTCGCCGACCTCGTACCGGGCGCCCTGGTGGACACCGAGCCCGGCGCCATGGAGGCCCTGCTCAAGCTGGAGGCGGCCGCGGCCGAACTGCCCGCCTTCCACTCGGTCGCGACGCAGCTGCACGTACTGGGCACGAAGCGCGCCTGA